One region of Malania oleifera isolate guangnan ecotype guangnan chromosome 6, ASM2987363v1, whole genome shotgun sequence genomic DNA includes:
- the LOC131156983 gene encoding uncharacterized protein LOC131156983, whose translation MANTLLPFRPVVVRACATSGHPKPDRKSSSSNWLSPLFGWPAEPDYIDSAPASTKADLSAGSEVKSEPDLVRKAVRSRFSRGCFTEEKAKQLRMMTTETDSFHDAMYHSAIASRLASDFSNRSDL comes from the coding sequence ATGGCCAACACTCTCTTGCCTTTCAGGCCGGTCGTCGTCAGAGCCTGCGCCACCTCCGGCCATCCCAAGCCCGATCGGAAAAGCTCCTCCTCGAACTGGTTGTCGCCGCTGTTCGGTTGGCCCGCCGAGCCGGACTACATTGACTCCGCCCCCGCTTCCACGAAAGCGGATCTCTCCGCCGGATCAGAGGTCAAATCGGAGCCCGATCTCGTCCGGAAAGCTGTCAGATCTCGGTTCTCCCGAGGATGTTTCACTGAGGAGAAGGCCAAGCAGCTTCGCATGATGACGACCGAAACGGACTCCTTTCACGACGCCATGTACCACTCCGCCATCGCCTCTCGGCTCGCCTCCGACTTCTCGAACCGCTCCGATCTGTAA